In the genome of Marinilactibacillus sp. Marseille-P9653, one region contains:
- the dhaK gene encoding dihydroxyacetone kinase subunit DhaK: MKKIINNPDQIVDEMLNGLVFAYDSIVERIPETMVVHRKHEKSGKVGLVSGGGSGHEPAHAGFVGQGMLSSAVAGQVFTSPTPDQVLEGIKAADEGEGVFLVIKNYTGDVMNFDMAKDLAELEDIEVESVVVDDDIAVEDSTFTAGKRGVAGTVLVHKILGAAAEQGMSLKEIKELADKVVPNIVSIGLALNPATNPEVGNPGFELAADEIEFGIGIHGEPGYRREKLQPSKELAKELVTQLKKTCDWSPGDSYAVLVNGMGATPLMEQFVFMNDVKKLLVDQESLNLEFRKVGDYMTAIDMEGVSLTVLKLEDPKWVDYLDAPVNVIGW, from the coding sequence ATGAAGAAAATCATCAATAATCCGGACCAGATAGTAGATGAAATGCTAAATGGTTTAGTCTTTGCGTATGATTCAATTGTAGAACGGATTCCAGAAACGATGGTTGTCCATCGGAAACATGAAAAAAGTGGTAAAGTTGGCCTCGTCAGTGGTGGCGGTAGCGGTCACGAACCTGCACACGCTGGTTTTGTAGGACAAGGTATGCTGTCTTCAGCAGTGGCTGGACAAGTCTTTACATCTCCTACACCAGACCAAGTGTTAGAAGGTATTAAGGCCGCTGACGAAGGCGAAGGCGTCTTTTTAGTCATTAAAAACTATACTGGAGACGTTATGAACTTCGACATGGCAAAAGATTTGGCCGAGTTAGAAGACATTGAAGTAGAATCAGTTGTTGTAGATGACGATATCGCCGTAGAAGATAGTACCTTCACAGCTGGTAAACGTGGTGTAGCCGGAACGGTCCTTGTGCATAAGATTTTAGGGGCTGCCGCTGAACAAGGCATGTCTTTAAAAGAAATCAAAGAACTTGCTGACAAAGTCGTTCCAAATATCGTTTCAATTGGACTGGCATTAAATCCAGCTACAAATCCAGAAGTCGGAAACCCTGGTTTTGAACTAGCGGCTGATGAAATTGAATTTGGTATCGGTATACACGGAGAACCTGGTTACCGTCGTGAAAAACTGCAGCCTTCTAAAGAGTTGGCAAAAGAACTGGTGACGCAACTGAAAAAAACATGCGACTGGTCTCCTGGAGACTCATATGCTGTTTTAGTGAACGGTATGGGTGCAACACCATTAATGGAACAATTTGTATTTATGAATGATGTGAAAAAATTACTTGTGGATCAAGAAAGCTTGAACCTAGAGTTCCGTAAAGTTGGAGACTATATGACAGCAATCGATATGGAAGGTGTTTCCCTTACAGTATTGAAGTTAGAAGATCCTAAGTGGGTAGACTATTTAGATGCTCCCGTGAATGTTATCGGTTGGTAA
- the dhaL gene encoding dihydroxyacetone kinase subunit DhaL, with amino-acid sequence MVELTTLKKWIELFAQEVTENKETLNKLDSDIGDGDHGSNMVRGVTAVKEKIDGSEYDNLTDFFKDVGMTLVSKVGGASGPLYGSAFISMAKVAKDSDDLAELIEAGLEGIQKRGKAEPGEKTMIDEWAPVLEAIKGDALTSEVIQESLQKTKDMKATKGRASYLGDRSVGHLDPGAQSSAYLFETLLKAGVVNG; translated from the coding sequence ATGGTTGAATTAACTACACTAAAAAAATGGATAGAATTATTTGCACAAGAAGTAACAGAAAACAAAGAAACACTAAATAAACTAGATTCTGATATTGGTGACGGTGATCATGGTAGTAATATGGTCCGTGGCGTTACTGCTGTTAAAGAAAAAATAGATGGTTCTGAGTATGACAACTTAACTGATTTTTTCAAAGACGTTGGAATGACATTGGTCAGTAAAGTCGGTGGGGCTTCAGGACCCTTATATGGATCTGCCTTCATCTCTATGGCGAAAGTCGCAAAAGACTCTGATGACCTAGCAGAACTCATTGAAGCGGGTCTTGAAGGGATTCAAAAACGTGGTAAAGCTGAACCTGGTGAGAAAACCATGATCGATGAATGGGCACCAGTTCTTGAGGCCATAAAAGGAGACGCTTTGACTTCAGAAGTGATCCAAGAAAGTCTACAGAAAACTAAAGACATGAAAGCCACTAAAGGTAGAGCTTCTTATCTTGGTGATCGCTCTGTTGGACACTTAGACCCAGGAGCTCAATCTAGCGCGTATCTGTTCGAAACTCTATTGAAAGCGGGTGTTGTAAATGGGTAA
- a CDS encoding PTS-dependent dihydroxyacetone kinase phosphotransferase subunit DhaM, producing MGKEIGMLVVSHVNEIATGLSTLLDQVAQHVTIKAVGGNDGEVGTDYARIQEAMDSFEEDKVWAFYDLGSAKMNLEMAMESSDKEVRLFDTAFIESAYTAASLIQADVGEDAIVAQLDELKIKE from the coding sequence ATGGGTAAAGAAATCGGTATGTTAGTCGTTTCACACGTCAATGAAATCGCGACGGGTTTATCTACATTGCTTGACCAAGTCGCTCAACATGTAACGATCAAAGCAGTCGGTGGAAATGATGGAGAAGTCGGAACAGACTACGCTCGTATTCAAGAAGCGATGGATTCATTTGAAGAAGATAAAGTTTGGGCATTCTACGATTTGGGTAGTGCTAAGATGAATCTTGAAATGGCCATGGAATCATCTGATAAAGAAGTCAGACTATTCGATACAGCCTTCATCGAAAGTGCCTACACAGCTGCTTCATTGATTCAAGCTGATGTTGGAGAAGATGCCATTGTTGCCCAACTTGATGAATTAAAAATCAAAGAGTAA
- a CDS encoding AAA family ATPase — MDLILLVGPQAVGKMTVGKALENKIDAKLLFNHETLDIFARFLGYTKETFELSDWMRKQLFKAFIENEKTNQTKGIIFTVVVGFDVEEDFDFLREITDMFTNQNGQVYFVELEANIEERLKRNKTELRLQEKPSKRNLVFSENELKSSMEKHRLNSFDGEVEAQLKQVHYLKINNSTLSPEVVAENIQQWISSKKAQK, encoded by the coding sequence ATGGATCTGATTCTACTAGTAGGTCCGCAGGCTGTTGGTAAAATGACTGTAGGGAAAGCTTTGGAAAATAAAATTGATGCCAAGCTTTTGTTCAATCACGAAACGCTGGATATCTTCGCGAGGTTTTTAGGATATACCAAAGAAACATTCGAGTTATCCGACTGGATGCGTAAGCAATTATTTAAGGCATTTATAGAAAACGAAAAAACCAATCAAACAAAAGGCATAATTTTTACTGTCGTTGTGGGATTTGACGTAGAAGAAGATTTTGATTTCTTGCGAGAAATAACGGATATGTTCACCAATCAAAACGGGCAGGTCTATTTCGTGGAATTAGAAGCCAATATAGAAGAAAGACTGAAAAGAAATAAAACGGAATTGAGACTTCAAGAAAAACCGTCTAAAAGAAATCTTGTCTTCTCAGAAAACGAATTGAAATCGAGTATGGAAAAGCATCGATTGAATTCTTTCGATGGGGAAGTAGAAGCCCAATTAAAACAGGTGCATTATCTGAAGATCAACAATTCAACTCTATCTCCAGAAGTTGTAGCTGAAAATATACAACAATGGATTTCAAGTAAGAAAGCACAAAAATAA
- a CDS encoding thioesterase family protein, whose amino-acid sequence MKNWQHRVQYYETDQMGIVHHSNSIRWFEEARTWMLDEMGFPYKEMESQGILIPVLEASAKYISMVKFGETVEISTKMAQFTGVKMILDYEIRDSVTKELRTTGQTKHAFLDKETYRPLSLKRNHKELYELFKNSIENK is encoded by the coding sequence TTGAAAAACTGGCAGCACCGCGTGCAATATTACGAAACAGATCAAATGGGCATCGTGCACCATTCCAATTCCATCCGCTGGTTTGAAGAAGCGAGAACGTGGATGTTGGATGAAATGGGCTTTCCTTATAAAGAAATGGAAAGTCAAGGCATACTGATTCCTGTATTGGAAGCTTCGGCAAAATACATCAGTATGGTGAAATTTGGAGAAACTGTTGAGATTTCTACTAAAATGGCGCAATTCACAGGAGTCAAGATGATACTTGATTATGAAATCAGAGATAGCGTCACAAAAGAACTCAGAACAACAGGACAGACAAAACATGCTTTCTTGGACAAAGAAACCTACCGCCCACTATCACTTAAAAGAAACCACAAAGAACTATATGAACTGTTCAAAAATTCTATTGAAAACAAATAA
- a CDS encoding dicarboxylate/amino acid:cation symporter gives MNIKKVNLGLVPKLLLAILLGVIVGQLSFIPTVLMRIPVTFSNLFSSLLAFIIPLMIIGFIVKGISDLTEGAGKLLGLATVISYGSTILGGLVAYFVASAIFPLFISAQGQTDVQEAGAGLTTLFEIPLEPMLDVTAAIAFSFIMGMSISWLKSHNKGETLYHVFDEFNLIIVKVLNTAIIPLLPFFIFGNFVSLSYSGEVFEILSIFWRVFLIVIALHLTLIALWFTVAGLYRKKNPIELLKNQIPGYFTAIGTQSSAATIPINIECARKNGVSRKIREFMIPLCATIHLLGSMVTIVSCVYAVLTLYGMPVNLGMMTSFIATLGIAMVAAPGAPGGAIMSALPFLTIVGIDPTGILGNLLITLYLTQDSFGTAANVSCDNAITLVVEKLYFKYIAKEEASELVEEG, from the coding sequence ATGAACATTAAAAAAGTGAACTTAGGACTTGTTCCTAAGCTACTTCTAGCAATTCTATTAGGCGTCATCGTTGGGCAATTATCTTTTATTCCTACAGTATTAATGAGAATACCCGTAACCTTTTCTAATTTATTCAGTAGTTTATTAGCCTTCATTATTCCATTGATGATCATTGGGTTCATCGTTAAAGGTATATCAGACTTAACAGAGGGTGCAGGGAAACTGCTGGGATTAGCTACAGTGATTTCATACGGTTCAACGATTCTCGGGGGTCTCGTTGCGTATTTCGTAGCCTCTGCAATTTTCCCGCTATTTATAAGCGCTCAAGGTCAAACAGATGTGCAAGAAGCGGGAGCAGGATTGACGACGCTTTTTGAAATTCCATTGGAACCGATGTTAGACGTGACAGCTGCGATTGCTTTTTCCTTTATTATGGGTATGAGTATTTCATGGTTAAAATCCCATAACAAAGGGGAAACCCTGTATCACGTATTCGATGAATTCAATTTGATTATCGTAAAGGTATTGAACACAGCCATTATTCCATTATTACCATTCTTTATCTTCGGAAATTTCGTTAGTTTAAGTTATTCAGGAGAAGTATTTGAGATTCTATCGATCTTCTGGAGAGTCTTTTTAATTGTTATTGCACTTCACTTAACTTTGATTGCACTTTGGTTTACGGTAGCAGGTCTATACCGTAAAAAGAATCCAATAGAGCTTTTAAAAAATCAAATTCCTGGGTACTTTACGGCTATAGGAACACAATCTTCCGCAGCAACAATTCCAATCAATATAGAATGTGCGCGAAAAAATGGTGTATCTAGAAAGATTCGCGAATTCATGATTCCACTTTGCGCAACGATTCATTTATTGGGAAGTATGGTCACGATTGTTTCATGTGTGTATGCGGTACTGACACTTTACGGTATGCCAGTTAATTTAGGAATGATGACGAGCTTTATCGCTACATTGGGTATCGCTATGGTTGCAGCACCGGGCGCACCAGGTGGCGCAATCATGTCAGCTTTACCGTTCTTGACAATTGTGGGAATTGATCCTACGGGAATATTGGGTAATTTGCTGATTACACTTTATCTGACTCAAGACAGCTTTGGAACAGCAGCGAATGTATCTTGCGATAATGCCATCACGCTGGTTGTTGAGAAATTATACTTTAAGTATATTGCAAAAGAAGAAGCGAGTGAGCTTGTCGAAGAAGGATAA